Below is a genomic region from Microbacterium galbinum.
CGCCGGCGAGGTGGCGCAGTGCCTGCTCGATCTTGCCGTCCTCGTCGCCGCGCGCGCGGGCGCGGGCGATCTCCGAGTCGAGCAGCGAGAAGATGTGCGAGCGCAGGGCGATCACCGACGGAGTCACGCTCTGGCGGGCGCCCACGACATGGAAGGTGTCCGCGGCCTCGCGAACGACGGTGCGCGCGGCATCCGTGGCCTGCAGCTCTTCGAGCGGAGCGTGCAGGCGGATGGTCTCGAGGTCGAGCAGCGCGACACCCTCGAGGGTGGCGACGGCCGGGTCGACGTTGCGGGGCATGCCGAGGTCGACGACCAGCTGTCCACGCTGGGTCCCTGAGCCTGTCGAAGGGGCGACCGGGCAGCCGGCAGCGGCCGCGGCGAGCCCGGCGGGCGCCTGCAGATGCTGCGGCCCGAGCACCGGCTCGGTGGCGGTGGTGCACGTGATCAGCAGGCTCGACCGGGCGGCGGTGCGAGCGTAGTCGGCTTCGGCGACGGGGCGGATGCCGTGCTTCGCGGCGAAGATCTCGGCGCGGCCCGAGGGCGAGTACACCGAGATGTCGACGGCACCGCGCTCGCGGAGCGTGGCGAGCGTGACGGCGGCGTAGGCACCGGTGCCGACGAGCAGCACGCGCTCGGCCGACCAGTCGGCGATGCGGGAGTCGGCGAGCTCGAGGGCGAGGCGCACCAGCGAGCGGCCGGCGCGGCCGAGGGCCGTGACGTTCTTGACCTTGCGCTGTGCCTGGCTGGCGCGCTGGAACAGGCGCTCGAGCTCGGGGGAGGTCGTGCCCTCCTTGCGGGCGGACTTGAGTGCGCGGCGCACCTGGCCGGCGATCTCGCCCTCGCCGGAGACGACGGATTCGAGGCCGGAGGCCACGGAGAAGAGGTGCTCGGCGACGCGGCGGCCCGAGTGCACGGTGTAGGCGCCGTCGAGTTCATCGGCGGGAACGCCGGTCGCGGCCTCGACCGCTTCGAGCACGGCTTCGACGCCGATCGCGCCGGCTGCAGTGACGGGTTCGTCCATTTCCACGTACGCCTCGAAGCGATTGCACGTCGCGAGAACGACCGCACCCTGCACGCACGGCGTCATGCCCACGAGAGTGGGGGCGACGTCGTCGGGGGTGCGGCTCAGGCGTTCGAGCAGATCGAAGCTGGCGGTCTTGTGACTCGCCGTGACACACAGCAGCACCCTTCGATTGTACCGGAGGCTCCCGACGCCGAGGTCGCCGGGCCCACAGCATCCGCATCGGGGGCGGATGCGAGGATGGAGGCATGGCCCTCTCCGACGCTCCGCTCCTGCGCGCCCTCGCGGGCGAACGCCCCGCTCAGACCCCGGTGTGGTTCATGCGCCAGGCCGGCAGGTCGCTGCCCGAGTACCGCGAGCTGCGGGTGGGCACGCGGATGCTCGACGCCTGCCTCACCCCCGACCTCGCCGCCGAGATCACGCTGCAGCCGGTGCGCCGCCACGGCGTCGACGCGGCCGTCTTCTTCAGCGACATCGTCATCCCGCTGCGCCTGGCCGGAGTCGAGGTCGAGATCGAGCCTGGCCGCGGTCCGGTGTTCGCGAACCCGGTGCGCACGGCATCCGACGTCGACCGCATCACGGCGATCGATCCCGCCTCGCTCGACGCCACCGCGATCTCCGAGGCCGTGCGCCTCACCGTCGCCGAACTCGGCGACACCCCGTTGATCGGCTTCGCCGGAGCGCCCTTCACCCTTGCGGCCTACCTCGTCGAGGGCGGCCCGTCGAAGGAGCACCTGCGCGCGCGGGCCATGATGCACGCCGACCCCGACTCGTGGAACCGCCTCGCCGGATGGCTGGCGCAGGTGTCGCGGGTCTTCCTCTCGGCGCAGCGCGACGCCGGGGCATCCGTCGTGCAGCTCTTCGACTCGTGGGCGGGCGGTCTGAGCCCCGCCGACTACCGCACCTTCGTACGCCCGCACTCGAAGACCGCGCTCGAGGGCATCGGGCTGCCGACCATCCACTTCGGCGTCGGCACCGGACCCTTCCTCGCCGACATGCGTCTCGACGGTGCGGCCGACGGCGTGGGCGTCGACTGGCGGCAGCCGCTCGACGAGGCGGCTGCGATCCTCGGCCCCGACACCACGGTGCAGGGGAACATCGATCCCGCGCTGCTGTCGGCTCCCTGGCCGGTGCTCGAGGCGCACGTGCTCGACGTGCTGTGGCGGGGCCGCACCGCTCGGGCGCACATCGTCAACCTCGGCCACGGCGTGCCGCCCGAGACCGACCCCGATCAGCTCACGCGCATCGTCGAGCTGGTGCACGCGCAGCGCGACTGACGGATGCCGCGAGGGGTCAGGACACGCCGCGTCGGCGGTCTCGCGCGCGGCGTGTTGTGACCCCTCACCCGCTCAGGCGCCCCGCCGCGCCCGCAGCCAGCGCACCGCCCGCAGATCGTCGAGCGTGAACGGACCGTCCGGGAGCGCGGCGCGGATGCGCTCGTCGCTGAACGCGCGCCGCGGTCGGAACTCCTCAGGCGCCTCGGGCGCGTAGGGGGCCGGCTCGGTCACGCCTTCGGCCAGCATCCGAGCCTGCGCCTTCGCCACCAGAGGGGTGACCATCGTCCACTCGGTCAGTTGGGCGAGCATGCGGATCGTCCACAGCGGCACGGGGAAGAAGAGCGGGCTGCGCTCGTCGACCCGAGCGATGCGCCGCAGTGCCTCGCCGAGCGTGACCTCGTCGGCACCCATGACCGCGATCGTGGGCTCGGCGATGCGCCCTTCGAGAGCGGCGACGAGCAGGTCGACCGCGTCGTCGACGGGCACGGGGCGGGCGCGGCGCTCGCGGAACCCGACGGTCCAGAAGAAGGGCAGCGTGCGCACGGCGCGCGACACGTGGTCGACCATGTGGTCGCCGCGACCGTAGATCATGCCGGACTTGAGAATGGTGTGGTCGATGCCGGAGGAGCGGATGATCTCTTCGGCCTCCCACTTGGACTCGTGGTAACCCGAACCGCAGTCGGGCCGGGCGCGAAGGAAACTCACCATCACGATGCGCTTCACACCGGCGCGGCGAGCGGCTTCGACGACGGCGCGTGTGCCCTGGACATGCACGCCCTGGAACGTCTGGTCGCCGATCTCGCGGTTGATGCCGGCGCAGTGCGCGACCGCATCGCATCCGGCGAAGGCTGCGGTGAGCGCGTCGGCATCGTCGAGCGCGACGCCGGTGCGTCGGGACACGACGACGGATGCTTCGGGGCCGAGGCGCTCGGCGAGGTGCCGCCCGACGAATCCGGTGCCTCCGGTGATGGCCACTCTCATGACTGCTCCTTCGCTCATTAGCTTTACGGCTAAATGCTATCTAGCAAGGGTGCTATATTGCAAACATGACAGATAGCGCGACCGACATCTTCGCCGCGCTGGCGCACCCCACCCGGCGGCAGATCCTGCAGGACCTGAAAGAGGGTGAGCTGGCGGCCGGCGAGATCGCCGCGAAGTTCTCATCGAGCGGTCCGACGATCTCCCGGCATCTCGCGGTGCTGCGGCAGGCCGGGCTCGTGACCGAGCGTCGCGACGCCAACCGCATCCTGTACTCGCTGGTCGGTGAGCGCCTCGCCCTCTCGGTCGGCGACTTCCTGTCGACGGTGTGCCCCGAGCAGATCGTTCTGCGCGAGATCCGCAAGCGCGGGGGCGCCGACGAGGGGTTATCCCCGGCCGAGGCCTGAGCGGGGCGATGCGAGGATGGAAGGCATGACCGAGCCCTCCGAACTCGCCGCCCGCGCCGCCGAGAAGCACGTCGTCGTGATCGGCGGTGGGATCGGCGGTCTCATCGCCGCCCGTGAGTGCGCCAAGGTCGGCATGCGCGTGACGGTGCTCGAGGCGTCGGATGCCGTGGGCGGCGCGATCCGTCGGGCCGAGCTCGACGGGGTGGCCCTCGACGCGGGGGCCGAGAGCTTCGCGACCCGGGGCGGACACGTGCGCGCGCTCCTCGCCGAACTCGGCATCGACGACCGCGTCGTCGCACCCGCTCCCGGAGGAGCCTGGCTCGCCGG
It encodes:
- a CDS encoding glutamyl-tRNA reductase; protein product: MLLCVTASHKTASFDLLERLSRTPDDVAPTLVGMTPCVQGAVVLATCNRFEAYVEMDEPVTAAGAIGVEAVLEAVEAATGVPADELDGAYTVHSGRRVAEHLFSVASGLESVVSGEGEIAGQVRRALKSARKEGTTSPELERLFQRASQAQRKVKNVTALGRAGRSLVRLALELADSRIADWSAERVLLVGTGAYAAVTLATLRERGAVDISVYSPSGRAEIFAAKHGIRPVAEADYARTAARSSLLITCTTATEPVLGPQHLQAPAGLAAAAAGCPVAPSTGSGTQRGQLVVDLGMPRNVDPAVATLEGVALLDLETIRLHAPLEELQATDAARTVVREAADTFHVVGARQSVTPSVIALRSHIFSLLDSEIARARARGDEDGKIEQALRHLAGVLLHEPTTRAHELAAAGRADDFAAALATLYGLSPEQPAVSAIDPLDDAASA
- the hemE gene encoding uroporphyrinogen decarboxylase; the protein is MALSDAPLLRALAGERPAQTPVWFMRQAGRSLPEYRELRVGTRMLDACLTPDLAAEITLQPVRRHGVDAAVFFSDIVIPLRLAGVEVEIEPGRGPVFANPVRTASDVDRITAIDPASLDATAISEAVRLTVAELGDTPLIGFAGAPFTLAAYLVEGGPSKEHLRARAMMHADPDSWNRLAGWLAQVSRVFLSAQRDAGASVVQLFDSWAGGLSPADYRTFVRPHSKTALEGIGLPTIHFGVGTGPFLADMRLDGAADGVGVDWRQPLDEAAAILGPDTTVQGNIDPALLSAPWPVLEAHVLDVLWRGRTARAHIVNLGHGVPPETDPDQLTRIVELVHAQRD
- a CDS encoding NAD(P)H-binding protein, whose protein sequence is MRVAITGGTGFVGRHLAERLGPEASVVVSRRTGVALDDADALTAAFAGCDAVAHCAGINREIGDQTFQGVHVQGTRAVVEAARRAGVKRIVMVSFLRARPDCGSGYHESKWEAEEIIRSSGIDHTILKSGMIYGRGDHMVDHVSRAVRTLPFFWTVGFRERRARPVPVDDAVDLLVAALEGRIAEPTIAVMGADEVTLGEALRRIARVDERSPLFFPVPLWTIRMLAQLTEWTMVTPLVAKAQARMLAEGVTEPAPYAPEAPEEFRPRRAFSDERIRAALPDGPFTLDDLRAVRWLRARRGA
- a CDS encoding metalloregulator ArsR/SmtB family transcription factor gives rise to the protein MTDSATDIFAALAHPTRRQILQDLKEGELAAGEIAAKFSSSGPTISRHLAVLRQAGLVTERRDANRILYSLVGERLALSVGDFLSTVCPEQIVLREIRKRGGADEGLSPAEA